A portion of the Paenibacillus hamazuiensis genome contains these proteins:
- a CDS encoding metal ABC transporter ATP-binding protein translates to MIVASMEDVMFGYSDTPCLEDVNIHILSGEFVAITGPNGAAKTTMLKLLLGLLKPWQGNIRLHGKGMEGKRPVIGYVPQQIAAFNSGFPSKVMEFVLSGRHTAGSWFRRMNKMDYEWTETALRQVGMWELRHRKIGELSGGQKQRICIARALAGQPDLLVLDEPTTGMDLESRTGFYQLMSHLVKDKGMTVLMVTHGLEEVRPFLNRIIHLERKEHGGWKCCTTTSCSGHFVPVE, encoded by the coding sequence ATGATTGTAGCGTCTATGGAGGATGTGATGTTCGGCTACTCCGACACGCCTTGTCTGGAAGATGTGAACATACATATTTTGTCCGGAGAGTTTGTAGCGATTACCGGGCCGAATGGCGCGGCCAAAACGACCATGCTGAAGCTGCTGCTCGGGCTGCTTAAGCCATGGCAGGGAAACATCAGGCTACACGGCAAGGGAATGGAAGGCAAGAGGCCCGTTATCGGATATGTGCCTCAGCAAATTGCCGCTTTCAACAGCGGTTTTCCCAGCAAGGTCATGGAGTTTGTGCTTTCCGGACGCCATACTGCCGGATCATGGTTTCGCAGAATGAACAAGATGGACTACGAATGGACGGAAACCGCTTTGCGGCAGGTAGGGATGTGGGAGCTTCGACACCGTAAAATCGGAGAGCTGTCCGGTGGGCAGAAGCAGCGGATTTGCATTGCCCGGGCACTTGCCGGACAGCCGGATTTACTTGTGCTTGACGAGCCGACAACAGGCATGGATCTCGAAAGCCGTACCGGCTTTTATCAATTGATGTCGCATCTGGTGAAAGACAAGGGTATGACGGTGCTTATGGTAACGCACGGCTTGGAGGAAGTGCGCCCGTTTCTTAACCGCATCATCCATTTGGAGCGAAAGGAGCATGGCGGATGGAAATGCTGCACTACGACTTCATGCAGCGGGCATTTTGTGCCGGTGGAATAG
- a CDS encoding CobW family GTP-binding protein — protein sequence MSGIPVFILSGFLGSGKTTLLLRLLDRAKRKNLRAAVLMNELGRMDIDGHLISEHMPGLSLEKLLDGCICCDKKSEVASSMELLLQNNPDVVFVELTGVANPEEVADCLAEPQLMDRTKLKMVITVIDAEYVLDYNSIFAADRELVRTLRRQIEVADLLLVNKCDLVSKHHLMKVGSSIRKYNSAAPMHFTVQNDIDLQALLHGIEPAVTGPAAPKVTFKALKTVHSAPHNHDDHQQHKNHERSHSRLQTVTLPCPADRSTDPKRIDLFLKKSEDRILRAKGYFHLQPNTDTHLMQYAGKKANWQPAAYFGQPYLVVIGIDMDTEKLKDNWLRLWEQ from the coding sequence ATGAGCGGAATCCCCGTTTTTATTTTAAGCGGCTTTCTGGGCAGCGGCAAAACGACACTTCTTCTTCGATTGCTCGATCGGGCCAAGCGGAAGAACCTTCGAGCTGCCGTTCTGATGAACGAGCTGGGACGTATGGATATTGACGGTCATCTTATTTCCGAACATATGCCGGGACTCTCTCTGGAAAAGTTGCTCGACGGCTGTATTTGCTGCGACAAAAAAAGCGAAGTCGCGAGCAGCATGGAATTGCTTCTGCAAAATAACCCGGACGTCGTTTTCGTCGAGTTGACCGGCGTGGCCAATCCGGAGGAAGTAGCCGATTGTCTTGCCGAACCGCAGCTGATGGACCGAACGAAGCTGAAAATGGTCATCACGGTCATCGATGCGGAATATGTGCTGGACTACAACAGCATTTTTGCCGCAGACCGGGAGCTCGTCCGGACGCTCAGAAGGCAGATCGAGGTAGCCGACCTGCTGCTCGTCAATAAATGCGATCTCGTTTCCAAACATCATCTCATGAAGGTCGGCAGCAGCATCCGCAAATATAACTCAGCTGCCCCAATGCATTTTACCGTACAAAACGACATCGATCTGCAAGCACTGTTGCACGGAATCGAGCCGGCCGTCACCGGGCCTGCAGCTCCGAAAGTCACGTTCAAGGCGCTGAAAACCGTTCATTCCGCTCCTCACAATCATGATGATCACCAACAGCACAAGAACCATGAACGTTCCCACTCCCGTCTGCAAACCGTTACTCTCCCCTGCCCTGCCGACCGGTCGACAGATCCAAAGCGGATCGATCTTTTTCTGAAGAAATCCGAGGATCGCATACTTAGAGCAAAAGGATATTTTCATCTGCAGCCGAATACGGATACGCATCTAATGCAATATGCGGGGAAAAAAGCAAATTGGCAGCCTGCCGCCTATTTCGGCCAGCCTTACCTGGTCGTCATCGGCATCGATATGGATACCGAGAAGCTGAAGGACAACTGGTTGAGGTTGTGGGAACAATGA
- a CDS encoding CobW family GTP-binding protein has translation MTTSDPRIPVTVLTGFLGAGKTTLLNHVLTAEHGQKIAVIVNEFGEVGIDNQLVVGADEEIFEMNNGCICCTVRGDLIRILGELMDAKRGIGDRKADFDRVLIETTGLADPAPVAQTFFVDEEMAEFYRLDAIVTVVDARHAGQHLDEGHEAQEQVAFADVMLLNKVDLASEDELKQLESRLRSMNPTAKIYRTERSNIDINKVLGINAFDLQQKLELEPGFLEEEDHDHDDDVASIVLQEERPLDLNKLERFLGVWLSEHGVDTFRYKGVLNIKGVKQRVVFQGIHMLFDSTADREWKPEEARRSEFVVIGRNLDEAWFKEQFAACVAV, from the coding sequence ATGACTACGTCTGATCCACGCATACCTGTCACTGTTCTGACCGGGTTTCTCGGCGCAGGGAAAACGACTCTGCTCAATCACGTGCTTACGGCCGAGCATGGTCAAAAAATCGCCGTCATCGTCAATGAATTCGGTGAGGTTGGCATCGACAACCAGCTCGTTGTCGGCGCGGACGAAGAGATTTTTGAAATGAACAACGGCTGCATTTGCTGCACAGTAAGGGGCGACTTGATCCGTATTTTGGGAGAACTGATGGATGCGAAACGCGGAATCGGCGATCGCAAAGCGGATTTTGACCGCGTTTTGATCGAAACGACAGGTCTTGCCGATCCGGCGCCGGTGGCACAAACGTTTTTTGTCGATGAGGAAATGGCGGAGTTTTACCGTCTTGATGCTATCGTTACGGTCGTCGACGCCCGCCATGCCGGCCAGCATCTGGATGAAGGCCATGAAGCCCAAGAGCAAGTGGCTTTCGCCGACGTCATGCTGCTGAACAAAGTCGACCTTGCTTCCGAAGATGAGCTGAAGCAGCTCGAAAGCCGTTTACGGTCCATGAATCCGACAGCCAAAATATACCGTACGGAGCGTTCGAACATAGACATAAACAAGGTGCTCGGCATCAACGCTTTCGATTTGCAGCAAAAGCTTGAGCTTGAGCCCGGCTTCCTTGAAGAAGAGGACCACGACCATGACGATGATGTAGCGTCCATTGTTTTACAGGAAGAACGCCCTCTCGATCTGAACAAGCTGGAGAGATTTTTGGGCGTTTGGCTCTCCGAGCACGGTGTTGATACGTTCCGTTATAAAGGGGTTTTGAACATTAAAGGCGTGAAACAGCGGGTCGTTTTCCAAGGCATACATATGCTGTTCGACTCAACGGCGGATCGGGAGTGGAAACCGGAGGAAGCTCGGCGCAGCGAGTTCGTTGTCATTGGCCGCAATTTGGATGAAGCCTGGTTTAAGGAACAGTTCGCCGCCTGCGTCGCCGTATGA
- a CDS encoding MogA/MoaB family molybdenum cofactor biosynthesis protein, whose protein sequence is MIASSIEQHRKEAPPTVRCLIVTVSDTRTLETDKSGQLMRELLEAEGYVIVGRHIVKDDYAGIQQLLRQAGDDPQVEAVLLNGGTGIAKRDTTYEAVRDVLDKELQGFGEIFRFLSYTEDIGPAAILSRAVAGVYRDKAIFSMPGSSGAVKLALTKIIIPELKHVMREIYKDVT, encoded by the coding sequence ATGATCGCATCCTCTATCGAACAGCACCGTAAGGAAGCACCGCCCACCGTTCGCTGCTTGATTGTTACCGTCTCGGATACGAGGACGCTGGAAACGGATAAAAGCGGTCAACTGATGCGCGAACTCCTTGAAGCTGAGGGATACGTTATAGTCGGCCGCCATATCGTCAAAGACGATTACGCCGGCATCCAGCAGCTCCTTCGTCAGGCGGGAGACGATCCGCAGGTGGAAGCCGTACTGCTGAACGGCGGTACCGGTATTGCCAAGCGGGATACGACCTACGAGGCTGTTCGCGATGTGCTTGACAAAGAGCTGCAAGGCTTCGGCGAAATATTCCGCTTTCTAAGCTATACCGAGGACATCGGACCTGCCGCCATTCTGAGCCGCGCGGTCGCAGGCGTATATCGGGATAAGGCGATTTTTTCCATGCCAGGCTCTTCAGGGGCCGTTAAGCTGGCGCTAACGAAAATCATCATTCCGGAATTGAAGCATGTTATGCGCGAAATCTATAAAGATGTAACTTGA
- a CDS encoding permease, translated as MPALAINFFFIAAISFMIVIATNPKIFTSIHIPLPDAGHLQTFKTTLISIMLEALPFIILGVLVSSLMQVFIPEKWIQKLTPRNPLLGILFACVLGVIFPVCECGMIPVVRRLIAKGMPLYIGTVFILAGPIINPVVFAATYMAFRTRPEMAYMRMGLAFGVAACVGLFIYYFVKKNAFRTSKSALHHVHSHEHGESVHHHTHDHTHDHSHQHHQSSKWYSLFEHACSEFFDMGKYLMFGSFITATIQTFVSRGDLTQIGHGMLSSHLFMMGFAYVLSLCSTSDAFVATSFLSTFSAGSLLTFLVFGPMLDLKSTLMLLSAFKTRFVVILFLLIVILVPAGAFALESLFIH; from the coding sequence ATGCCGGCTTTGGCAATCAACTTCTTCTTCATTGCAGCTATCAGCTTCATGATCGTCATAGCGACGAACCCGAAAATATTTACATCCATACATATTCCTTTGCCTGATGCCGGTCATCTTCAAACGTTTAAAACGACGTTAATCAGCATCATGCTGGAAGCTCTCCCTTTTATCATTCTTGGAGTGCTCGTTTCCTCCTTGATGCAAGTGTTCATACCCGAGAAGTGGATTCAAAAGCTGACTCCGCGCAATCCCCTACTCGGTATTTTATTCGCTTGCGTCCTGGGAGTTATTTTTCCGGTATGCGAATGCGGCATGATTCCGGTCGTCAGACGGCTTATAGCCAAAGGAATGCCCCTTTATATCGGGACGGTGTTTATATTAGCCGGCCCTATTATCAACCCGGTTGTATTTGCAGCTACATACATGGCATTTCGAACCAGGCCTGAGATGGCCTATATGCGAATGGGATTGGCTTTTGGAGTTGCCGCGTGCGTTGGTCTGTTTATATATTATTTTGTGAAGAAAAATGCGTTCAGAACGAGCAAATCCGCTCTTCATCATGTTCATTCCCATGAGCATGGGGAATCCGTCCATCATCATACGCATGATCATACGCATGATCATTCCCATCAGCATCATCAGAGCAGCAAGTGGTACTCCTTGTTTGAACATGCTTGCTCCGAATTTTTTGATATGGGCAAATATTTGATGTTCGGCTCGTTCATTACAGCCACGATCCAAACTTTCGTAAGCCGCGGAGACCTTACTCAGATCGGTCATGGAATGTTAAGTTCACATCTGTTCATGATGGGCTTCGCCTACGTACTGTCGCTTTGTTCCACATCCGACGCCTTCGTCGCTACGTCGTTTTTGAGCACTTTTTCGGCAGGATCTTTGCTGACCTTTCTTGTTTTCGGACCGATGCTCGATTTAAAAAGCACTTTAATGCTGTTGTCCGCATTCAAGACTCGTTTTGTCGTCATTCTTTTTTTACTTATCGTCATCCTGGTACCGGCTGGAGCCTTTGCCCTGGAAAGCTTGTTTATCCATTAA
- a CDS encoding TIGR03943 family putative permease subunit: MASLSVYIVFLVKNENLVYYIAPRMQIFVKLASLALFAMAVFQLYAAVKSFRREHDSCGCEHLPSRSLPVNVFIYSLFIVPLLLGFLLPDSVMNSNVIDVKGINLTASLPSASKPAGTATIASVQGNPSTPSAGMTSTSSPSDTLIDSRESSANADVKSNPVSKPVSEDDKLKEMFQADKFTQEYAKMGMYLYKQDVIQIKERSFIDSLTSLAMYPKNFVGKSIEISGFVYREDDMKPNQFVIARFAMQCCSADAAPFGVLVESPLGKNFSKDEWVKVSGTLATTTRDDMEIIKLNATKIGKIPAPKTPYVYPDPEFPDDIGK, from the coding sequence ATGGCAAGTTTATCCGTATACATCGTATTTTTAGTTAAAAACGAAAATCTGGTCTATTACATTGCCCCGCGCATGCAGATTTTTGTTAAGCTTGCTTCGCTAGCTTTGTTTGCCATGGCTGTTTTTCAGCTGTATGCAGCAGTAAAATCATTTCGGCGCGAACATGACAGCTGCGGTTGCGAACACCTCCCCTCCCGATCGTTGCCGGTGAATGTGTTCATTTACTCTTTGTTCATAGTCCCTTTGCTCTTAGGCTTTCTGTTGCCGGATTCCGTCATGAACAGTAACGTCATCGATGTAAAAGGCATAAATTTAACGGCCAGTCTGCCAAGTGCAAGTAAACCGGCCGGTACGGCTACAATAGCATCAGTACAAGGCAATCCGTCGACTCCTTCTGCAGGGATGACGAGTACTTCATCTCCAAGCGACACTCTAATAGACTCTCGTGAAAGCTCGGCGAATGCAGACGTCAAATCGAATCCGGTAAGCAAACCTGTTTCTGAGGACGATAAGCTGAAAGAGATGTTCCAAGCTGATAAGTTCACGCAAGAATATGCCAAAATGGGTATGTATCTGTACAAGCAAGACGTCATCCAGATCAAGGAAAGGAGCTTTATTGATTCGCTGACCTCACTCGCGATGTACCCTAAAAATTTTGTTGGTAAATCCATTGAAATCAGTGGGTTTGTTTACCGAGAGGACGACATGAAACCCAATCAATTTGTCATCGCCCGGTTCGCGATGCAGTGCTGTTCTGCAGACGCCGCCCCGTTCGGAGTACTCGTCGAATCGCCTCTCGGGAAAAACTTTTCCAAAGATGAGTGGGTAAAGGTATCCGGCACATTAGCCACGACCACCCGTGATGATATGGAAATCATAAAACTTAACGCTACAAAAATTGGAAAAATCCCGGCTCCGAAAACGCCTTATGTCTACCCTGACCCTGAGTTTCCGGACGATATCGGGAAATAA
- a CDS encoding GNAT family N-acetyltransferase translates to MSQFVRSDILVGLDVERRAMGTPSASGDVVVERTEDGSECRIVFASCPAGEIDELIRRERDAAVAGGYSLEWKYYSHDTPVDLPERLVAAGFEAADEEEVLVLPLDEVSLATFGDVDRYDIRIVRDERDLADYAEVSSEIGRRNVEEERRALALKLKESLDEMSIHIAYVDGEPVACGRVYFRTGGSYAELTGGRTKTTHRRQGHFTALVASRLQEARDRGRTHAFVDALPTSAPILRKQGFQFVTRTRPFVLEQPPK, encoded by the coding sequence ATGAGCCAATTTGTGAGATCCGACATCCTAGTGGGCCTGGATGTGGAGCGCCGGGCGATGGGCACGCCGTCTGCCAGCGGTGACGTAGTCGTGGAGCGTACCGAGGACGGATCGGAGTGTAGGATCGTGTTCGCCAGTTGTCCTGCGGGGGAGATCGATGAACTGATCCGCCGGGAGCGGGACGCCGCAGTAGCCGGCGGCTATAGTCTGGAGTGGAAGTACTACAGCCACGACACGCCCGTAGACCTGCCCGAGCGGCTCGTCGCCGCCGGATTCGAGGCAGCCGACGAGGAGGAGGTGCTGGTTCTGCCGCTGGACGAGGTATCGCTGGCCACCTTCGGTGACGTCGACAGGTACGATATCAGGATCGTCCGGGACGAGCGCGACCTGGCCGACTACGCTGAGGTGTCCAGCGAGATTGGCAGGCGAAACGTGGAGGAAGAGCGGCGCGCGCTGGCTCTGAAGTTGAAGGAGAGTCTGGACGAGATGAGCATCCACATCGCCTACGTGGACGGCGAGCCCGTCGCCTGTGGGCGAGTATACTTCCGAACCGGCGGGTCATACGCCGAACTGACCGGGGGCCGCACCAAGACCACACACCGGCGGCAAGGCCATTTTACCGCGCTGGTCGCCTCGAGGTTGCAGGAAGCCCGTGACCGCGGTCGGACGCATGCTTTCGTCGACGCGCTGCCGACTTCCGCGCCGATCCTGCGCAAGCAAGGCTTCCAATTCGTGACGCGGACGCGGCCGTTCGTGTTGGAGCAACCGCCGAAGTGA
- a CDS encoding dihydrofolate reductase family protein, protein MAKIVFALNQSLDGFVDHTAFQPDPVLFRHFIDDVRGLAGILYGRHMYETMRYWDEEHFEWDASEREYAAAWQSKPKWVVSRTLKSVGPNASLIEGDLAAAIRGLKAQHEGEIEVAGPELAHSLTELGLVDEYRLYLHPVVLGHGKPLFAGPRPPLRLVASDRIGEQVIRLTYVPA, encoded by the coding sequence ATGGCAAAGATCGTTTTCGCATTGAACCAGTCTCTGGACGGGTTCGTCGACCACACGGCATTTCAGCCCGACCCCGTTCTATTCCGTCATTTCATCGACGACGTGCGCGGCTTGGCGGGCATCCTGTACGGGCGCCACATGTACGAGACCATGCGATATTGGGACGAGGAACATTTTGAATGGGATGCGTCCGAACGGGAATACGCAGCGGCGTGGCAAAGCAAACCGAAGTGGGTGGTGTCGAGGACGTTAAAGTCCGTCGGTCCGAACGCTTCTCTGATCGAGGGCGACCTCGCAGCGGCCATACGTGGGCTGAAGGCTCAGCATGAAGGGGAGATTGAAGTTGCCGGGCCGGAGTTGGCGCACAGTCTAACGGAGCTCGGTCTCGTTGATGAGTACCGACTCTATCTCCATCCAGTCGTGCTTGGTCACGGCAAGCCGTTATTCGCCGGCCCGCGGCCGCCGCTGCGCCTCGTGGCAAGCGATCGAATTGGCGAGCAGGTGATCAGGTTGACCTACGTTCCAGCTTAG
- a CDS encoding nuclear transport factor 2 family protein, with translation MSEFQRIVDRFEIEALRGEFTDTVMMRDPDRLASLFTEDGVWRIPQVVEFVGREQIRAGSKRLQSQWDYFVQTTHPGTIRLDGDTAVGRAYISELARLLDGRGGLNYAVYHDRYRRTEEGWKFAERVYEVRYLDTTPLSGSAQVDSHE, from the coding sequence ATGAGTGAATTTCAGAGAATTGTTGATCGCTTCGAGATCGAGGCGCTGCGCGGCGAGTTCACCGACACGGTGATGATGCGCGACCCCGACCGCCTCGCGTCGCTGTTCACGGAGGACGGCGTGTGGCGGATTCCCCAAGTCGTCGAATTCGTCGGCCGGGAGCAGATTCGCGCCGGGAGCAAACGGCTGCAGAGTCAGTGGGACTATTTCGTGCAAACCACGCACCCGGGCACAATCCGGCTCGATGGCGATACCGCAGTAGGCCGCGCCTACATCTCAGAGCTCGCGCGTCTGCTCGACGGCAGGGGCGGGCTAAACTATGCCGTGTACCATGATCGCTACCGGCGTACAGAAGAGGGGTGGAAGTTCGCCGAACGCGTCTACGAGGTCAGATACCTCGACACCACACCGCTTTCGGGCTCGGCGCAGGTCGACTCACATGAGTAA
- a CDS encoding DUF2935 domain-containing protein: MSNDFVVRSLDEIKFWSRIMKEHSLFLKLGFRCEDTQLINEANFFYSTFEAIESRAHAFDAGTDPQSIQRFNVEVHTAVSHIWAFKRKVLGLILHCQLPGQNNFPLLVDHVSREAFYFRNRLEQLNTGRLDALPDAIINENVFFLRIMADHAKFIGHLLDPSERKLVDQARQFSEEFDQLLFQARDIDSMRPQSQTVPLLDQFLDQNRVSVKSLRDFKKTARDLIEACRIKSIIHPLLADHVFREAERFLVIIDMFESTLTGKPIQNVQFD; the protein is encoded by the coding sequence ATGTCCAATGATTTTGTCGTTCGCTCGCTAGATGAAATAAAATTCTGGTCGCGTATCATGAAGGAACATTCACTGTTTCTCAAACTGGGTTTTAGATGTGAAGATACTCAGTTGATTAATGAAGCAAATTTTTTTTATTCAACATTTGAAGCAATCGAGAGTAGAGCACATGCCTTTGATGCAGGAACGGACCCGCAGAGCATTCAACGTTTTAATGTGGAAGTCCATACCGCTGTATCCCATATATGGGCATTCAAAAGGAAAGTTCTTGGCTTAATTTTACATTGCCAATTACCGGGGCAAAACAATTTCCCTTTACTGGTGGATCATGTAAGCAGAGAAGCATTTTACTTTCGAAACCGACTTGAGCAGCTCAATACAGGACGGTTAGACGCTTTGCCGGATGCCATCATTAACGAGAATGTGTTCTTTCTAAGAATTATGGCAGACCATGCAAAATTCATTGGTCATCTTCTTGATCCTTCCGAAAGAAAATTAGTAGACCAAGCAAGACAATTTAGCGAGGAATTTGATCAATTATTATTTCAGGCAAGGGATATCGATTCCATGCGACCTCAATCTCAAACTGTTCCATTACTTGACCAATTTTTAGACCAAAACAGAGTCTCGGTAAAATCCTTACGTGATTTCAAGAAAACTGCCCGAGACTTAATCGAGGCTTGTCGAATAAAAAGTATTATCCATCCGTTATTAGCTGACCATGTTTTCCGCGAAGCAGAAAGATTTCTGGTTATCATTGACATGTTCGAAAGCACATTAACCGGAAAGCCTATTCAAAATGTTCAATTTGATTGA
- a CDS encoding undecaprenyldiphospho-muramoylpentapeptide beta-N-acetylglucosaminyltransferase has product MKTIVFTGGGSAGHVTPNLALMSKLRQLGWEVRYIGSATGIEKDIIEREGVPFYPISSGKWRRYFDLQNFKDPFRVIKGVYESYRLLRRLKPAIVFSKGGFVSVPVVLGSRMNKIPVIIHESDMTPGLANKISIPFAKKVCVTFPESIQHVQDQKAILTGLPIREGILNGKASKGYHFCDFHSRKPVLLVMGGSLGSQVINQAVRDNLDRLLTQFQIVHICGNGNVSLELSGKRGYKQFEYIFDELPDVMAMSDVVISRAGATSIYEFLLLKKPMLLIPLTLQASRGDQILNAKSFQKAGYADVLPEEELTPESFAERVETLYAKREAYKEAMLSHNETNAVETIVKLIETNSLTS; this is encoded by the coding sequence ATGAAAACCATCGTTTTTACCGGAGGAGGTTCGGCGGGACACGTCACGCCGAACCTCGCGCTGATGAGCAAGCTTCGGCAGTTAGGCTGGGAAGTCCGCTACATCGGTTCAGCCACCGGTATCGAGAAAGACATTATCGAACGCGAAGGCGTTCCTTTTTATCCGATTTCCTCCGGGAAATGGCGCAGATATTTTGATCTCCAAAATTTCAAAGATCCCTTCAGAGTCATTAAAGGCGTTTACGAATCTTATAGATTATTACGTCGTTTGAAGCCCGCCATCGTTTTTTCGAAAGGCGGGTTCGTTTCCGTCCCGGTTGTTCTTGGAAGCCGGATGAACAAGATCCCGGTCATTATCCATGAGTCAGATATGACGCCGGGACTTGCCAACAAAATTTCGATTCCTTTTGCAAAGAAGGTTTGTGTCACGTTTCCGGAATCGATACAGCATGTGCAGGATCAAAAAGCGATTTTAACGGGACTTCCGATTCGTGAGGGAATTTTAAACGGAAAAGCTTCAAAGGGCTATCATTTCTGTGATTTTCATTCCAGGAAGCCTGTTCTTCTGGTCATGGGCGGCAGTCTTGGCTCTCAAGTGATTAACCAGGCCGTCAGGGATAATCTGGACAGGCTGCTGACGCAATTCCAAATTGTACATATTTGTGGAAATGGTAATGTCTCCCTCGAACTTTCCGGCAAGAGAGGGTATAAACAATTCGAATATATTTTTGACGAGCTTCCGGACGTCATGGCGATGTCGGATGTGGTCATTTCCCGGGCGGGAGCCACTTCGATTTATGAATTTCTCTTATTGAAAAAGCCGATGCTTCTCATTCCACTCACGCTGCAGGCGAGTAGAGGCGATCAAATTTTAAATGCTAAATCGTTCCAAAAGGCCGGCTACGCCGATGTGCTTCCGGAAGAAGAGCTAACCCCCGAATCCTTTGCTGAACGTGTTGAAACACTCTATGCGAAGCGAGAAGCCTACAAAGAAGCCATGTTATCCCACAATGAAACGAATGCGGTAGAAACGATTGTCAAGCTGATTGAAACGAATAGCTTAACGTCCTGA